One Triticum dicoccoides isolate Atlit2015 ecotype Zavitan chromosome 5B, WEW_v2.0, whole genome shotgun sequence genomic window carries:
- the LOC119308502 gene encoding F-box/LRR-repeat protein 3-like has translation MAMATHGHLHKRRRVCPAAAAAAAAPIDSLADELLFLVLDRVAAADPRALKSFALASRACHAAESRHRRVLRPYRADLLRAALARYPTAVRLDLTLCPRVPGAALAALSSAPMPCLRAVDLSRSRGFGAPGLAALVAACPGLADLDLSNGVDLGDAAAAELARARGLQRLCLSRCKPMTDMGLGCIAVGCPDLRELTLNWCLGITDLGVQLLALKCKKLRTLNLSYTMISKDCLPAIMKLPNLEVLALVGCVGIDDDALGGLENECSKSLRVLDMSTCRNVTHAGVSSVVKAVPNLLELNLSYCCNVTPSMGRCFQILPKLQTLKLEGCKFMADGLKYIGISCVSLRELSLSKCSGMTDTDLSFVVSRLKNLLKLDITCNRNITDVSLAAITSSCPSLISLRMESCSHFSSEGLRLIGKRFCHLEELDITDSDLDDEGLKALSGCRKLSSLKIGICMRISDEALIHIGKSCPELRDIDLYRSGGISDEGVTQIAQGCPMLESINLSYCTEITDVSLVSLSKCAKLNTLEIRGCPSVSSAGLSEIAIGCRLLAKLDIKKCFAINDVGMLFLSQFSHSLRQINLSYCSVTDIGLLSLSSICGLQNMTIVHLAGITPNGLMAALMVSGGLTRVKLHAAFRSMMPPHMLKVVEARGCAFQWIDKPFKVEQERCDIWQQQSRDVLVR, from the exons ATGGCCATGGCGACCCACGGCCACCTCCACAAGCGCCGACGCGTCTGCCCTGCTgctgccgcggccgcggccgcgccGATCGACTCGCTGGCCGACGAGCTCCTCTTCTTGGTCCTGGACCGGGTGGCGGCCGCCGATCCGCGCGCGCTCAAGTCTTTCGCGCTCGCCTCCCGCGCCTGCCATGCCGCCGAGTCGCGCCACCGCCGCGTGCTCCGCCCGTACCGCGCCGACCTCCTGCGCGCCGCGCTCGCCCGCTACCCCACCGCCGTCCGCCTCGACCTCACCCTCTGCCCGCGCGTCCCCGGAGCGGCCCTGGCCGCCCTCTCCTCCGCGCCCATGCCTTGCCTCCGCGCCGTCGACCTCTCCCGCTCCCGCGGCTTCGGGGCGCCGGGCCTCGCCGCGCTCGTCGCCGCCTGCCCCGGCCTCGCCGACCTCGACCTCTCCAATGGGGTCGACCTCGGGGACGCGGCGGCCGCGGAGTTGGCGCGGGCGCGGGGCCTGCAGAGGCTCTGCCTTTCCCGCTGCAAGCCCATGACGGACATGGGGCTCGGCTGCATCGCCGTCGGCTGCCCGGACCTGCGGGAGCTCACGCTCAACTGGTGCCTCGGGATCACGGATTTGGGGGTCCAGCTACTCGCCCTCAAGTGCAAGAAACTCAGGACCCTGAATCTTTCCTACACCATG ATCTCCAAAGACTGCCTTCCAGCCATCATGAAGCTACCCAATCTTGAGGTGTTGGCACTGGTGGGATGTGTTGGAATAGATGATGATGCCCTTGGTGGCCTTGAGAATGAATGCAGCAAATCACTACGG GTGCTTGATATGTCAACCTGTCGAAATGTCACTCATGCGGGAGTTTCATCAGTTGTGAAGGCAGTGCCAAATCTCTTGGAGTTGAATCTGTCGTACTGCTGTAAT GTTACTCCATCTATGGGAAGATGCTTCCAAATTCTTCCTAAATTGCAGACCCTGAAATTGGAAGGCTGCAAGTTCATGGCTGATGGACTAAAATACATTGGAATTTCTTGCGTCTCTTTAAGAGAGTTGAGCCTGAGCAAGTGCTCAGGAATGACAGATACAGATCTTTCTTTCGTTGTGTCAAGACTAAAGAATTTGCTGAAGCTGGACATTACTTGCAATCGCAATATCACTGATGTTTCCTTAGCTGCCATCACTAGCTCATGCCCTTCCCTCATCTCTCTAAGAATGGAGTCCTGTAGCCATTTTTCTAGTGAAGGGCTCCGACTGATTGGGAAGCGATTTTGCCATTTGGAAGAGTTGGACATCACCGACAGTGATTTGGACGATGAAG GTTTGAAAGCTCTGTCTGGATGCAGAAAACTATCAAGCTTAAAAATTGGAATATGCATGAGGATAAGTGATGAAGCGCTTATCCACATTGGGAAGTCTTGTCCAGAACTCCGAGATATTGATTTGTATAGGTCTGGGGGTATTAGTGATGAGGGGGTTACTCAAATTGCTCAAGGTTGTCCAATGCTAGAGTCTATCAACCTGTCCTACTGTACAGAAATAACAGATGTTTCGTTGGTGTCGCTCTCAAAATGTGCAAAGCTGAACACACTGGAGATCCGTGGTTGCCCCAGTGTTTCATCTGCTGGGCTCTCAGAAATAGCAATCGGATGCAGGCTACTTGCCAAGCTTGATATCAAGAAATGCTTTGCGATCAATGATGTGGGGATGCTTTTTCTTTCCCAGTTCTCTCATAGCCTCCGTCAG ATAAACTTGTCATACTGTTCGGTCACCGACATTGGACTTCTGTCCCTCTCTAGCATATGTGGGCTTCAGAACATGACGATTGTACACTTGGCGGGTATTACACCTAATGGCTTGATGGCTGCTCTTATGGTCTCTGGTGGTTTGACAAGGGTGAAGCTTCACGCAGCGTTCAGATCTATGATGCCTCCGCATATGCTCAAAGTCGTCGAGGCTCGCGGCTGTGCTTTCCAGTGGATTGATAAACCATTCAAG GTCGAGCAAGAACGATGTGACATATGGCAACAACAGTCCCGAGATGTGCTTGTACGATGA